One segment of Capnocytophaga sp. oral taxon 878 DNA contains the following:
- a CDS encoding alpha/beta hydrolase — MMKKILYFLLLTTFTMQGQNSICIGKRIEIASDDDITRSALVYLPPSYYDSSLRPIKYPVVYLLDAEANFNYFATLMEKLSQGIPNVPEMIIVGIETSKRETDFATNSDAFWKIITTSVIPSIKNAYRCNNFNIVVGHSLGGLAVTYALNNYTDYFNIYMAHDPSLWWGDNNGLRLFEENREKDFKGRRLYISYSGEKVRNNGRSRHHQTIEALQSLLSKGGCKHLQAYFQEYPDENHGTVQIMANIDFFRMLFAEMFIDRNEIEANPMVIKERYKALSEKLGYEFKPTEKYLKNTAKWLQKNGKEAEAKAVLSISK, encoded by the coding sequence GATGAAGAAAATACTTTACTTTTTGTTATTAACTACATTTACAATGCAGGGGCAAAACTCTATCTGTATAGGAAAGCGTATTGAGATTGCTTCGGATGATGATATAACTCGTTCGGCTTTGGTATACTTACCACCTTCGTACTATGACTCTTCGTTAAGACCGATAAAATACCCTGTAGTATATCTGCTAGATGCTGAAGCTAATTTTAACTACTTTGCTACCTTGATGGAAAAACTATCACAAGGTATACCTAATGTGCCTGAAATGATTATAGTAGGGATTGAAACCTCTAAACGTGAAACTGATTTCGCTACAAATAGCGACGCTTTCTGGAAAATAATAACGACTTCTGTTATACCTTCTATTAAAAATGCATACCGGTGTAACAATTTTAATATAGTAGTGGGACACTCATTGGGGGGACTGGCGGTGACTTATGCCCTGAATAACTATACTGACTACTTTAATATATATATGGCACACGACCCAAGCTTATGGTGGGGGGATAATAATGGACTGAGACTATTTGAAGAGAATAGAGAGAAGGACTTTAAGGGGCGAAGGTTATATATTTCATATTCGGGTGAAAAAGTACGCAACAATGGACGTAGCAGGCATCATCAGACTATTGAGGCTTTGCAATCGTTATTAAGCAAGGGGGGATGCAAACACTTACAAGCCTATTTTCAAGAATATCCTGATGAAAACCACGGTACGGTGCAGATAATGGCTAACATCGACTTTTTTAGAATGCTTTTTGCTGAAATGTTTATAGACCGCAACGAGATTGAAGCTAACCCTATGGTGATTAAAGAGCGATACAAAGCACTATCGGAAAAACTGGGGTATGAGTTTAAACCGACAGAAAAATATCTGAAGAATACTGCTAAGTGGCTACAGAAGAATGGGAAAGAAGCTGAAGCAAAGGCTGTATTATCAATTAGCAAATAA